Proteins encoded by one window of Candidatus Zixiibacteriota bacterium:
- a CDS encoding glycosyltransferase → MSDKPLKVLVLADSQAFHTERYVTELRNQGCEVILASLEAGQIEHIRLRERGFLSIFHYAFAASEIKKIARSFAPDVLNPHFASGYGFAVALAQTSPKLPILLHLWGSDILIVPEKSVFHRRKTIFALKCADLISADSEYIVNAARQLYDGIDCRIIPWGLEETFFSQHKSTYVLTEPLRIIVPRKHEKVYNNMFILRALATLINEEKVIITFPDFGSLAANFRQIASSMVGDKIRYYSKAPRAEFMSHMASHDIYLSSAVSDSSPASLIEAMGLGLIPVAANIPGVLEWMTPESGYTYEPYISESLQTVIRKIIYDRDDHRQMRQRNLQRVRRLALFEHNVAETIDLMKSLRDRRAG, encoded by the coding sequence GTGAGCGATAAACCTCTTAAAGTGCTGGTACTGGCCGACAGCCAAGCCTTCCATACTGAGCGCTATGTTACAGAGCTTCGCAACCAAGGCTGCGAGGTCATTCTTGCATCGCTTGAGGCAGGCCAGATAGAGCATATCCGTCTACGAGAGCGTGGGTTTCTCTCCATATTCCACTACGCCTTTGCCGCGTCGGAAATAAAAAAAATAGCCCGATCTTTTGCGCCCGATGTCCTCAATCCGCATTTTGCCTCAGGGTATGGATTCGCCGTCGCCCTGGCACAAACTTCGCCAAAACTGCCGATCTTGCTCCATCTCTGGGGATCGGACATCCTCATTGTGCCTGAGAAATCAGTCTTCCACCGCCGCAAGACAATCTTCGCCCTTAAATGTGCCGATTTGATTTCAGCAGATTCGGAATATATTGTCAACGCCGCGCGGCAACTCTATGATGGAATCGACTGCCGAATAATCCCCTGGGGGCTCGAGGAGACATTCTTCTCTCAACACAAGTCCACCTACGTTCTCACCGAACCGCTGAGGATCATTGTCCCGAGGAAACATGAGAAAGTCTATAACAACATGTTTATCCTTCGCGCGCTTGCCACCCTGATTAATGAAGAAAAAGTTATCATAACCTTTCCGGATTTTGGCAGTCTTGCAGCGAATTTCCGTCAAATAGCCTCAAGCATGGTTGGCGACAAGATTCGTTATTACAGCAAAGCCCCCCGGGCGGAGTTTATGTCCCATATGGCAAGCCACGATATCTACCTCTCGAGCGCTGTCTCTGATTCTTCCCCGGCCTCACTCATCGAGGCAATGGGGCTCGGACTTATTCCAGTGGCCGCAAATATCCCGGGCGTGCTGGAGTGGATGACACCCGAAAGCGGCTATACCTACGAGCCATACATTTCAGAAAGTCTGCAAACTGTTATTCGAAAAATAATCTATGACCGTGATGATCACAGACAGATGCGCCAGAGAAATCTACAACGGGTGCGGCGATTGGCTCTATTTGAACACAATGTCGCCGAGACAATCGATTTGATGAAATCACTCCGCGACCGGAGAGCTGGTTGA
- a CDS encoding GNAT family N-acetyltransferase, with product MKVIRRSFAELGASIVQRMTRRSLFGSPGFIQLWKTVGGTDYYWTVEADNDIVAILPVVEFGAGPFRRAQSLPDGCYSTFFSEETNPNIEALKAELLAAIERVGYARFYLNDYFRLFQPIQKEWEVCQSSTLVADISSPTWAPPDTTLRSEIRKAERENVSVGIFEAERHLQPFLTLMNQTEQRHGRRPKYPEQFYRALANIATIDSRILWLYCEHEGEAIASQIFLIENEMALNWQNYLNKKHSSFKAGQYLTATAAVMLKKRGVTHLNFGSSPLAQSNDLQTYKKKWGGVEKTYPCYIRKSFLGRLW from the coding sequence ATGAAGGTTATACGTCGAAGCTTCGCTGAGTTAGGCGCTTCGATTGTGCAACGGATGACACGACGGTCTCTCTTCGGCTCACCCGGCTTTATCCAACTCTGGAAAACTGTAGGTGGCACGGATTATTATTGGACAGTTGAAGCAGACAACGATATCGTAGCGATTCTGCCAGTTGTTGAATTTGGCGCCGGCCCATTTCGTCGCGCCCAATCCCTTCCCGATGGCTGTTATTCGACATTCTTTTCCGAGGAAACGAATCCAAACATCGAGGCGCTCAAAGCCGAATTGCTTGCTGCAATAGAGCGGGTGGGTTATGCCCGTTTCTATCTCAATGACTATTTTCGGCTGTTCCAACCCATTCAAAAAGAATGGGAAGTTTGCCAGTCGTCTACCCTTGTTGCCGACATTTCCTCGCCGACCTGGGCACCGCCTGATACGACGCTTCGCTCTGAGATTCGAAAAGCCGAGCGTGAGAATGTATCAGTGGGCATCTTTGAGGCCGAACGGCATTTACAGCCGTTTCTTACTCTCATGAATCAAACTGAACAGAGGCACGGACGGAGACCCAAATACCCCGAGCAATTCTACCGAGCTTTGGCAAATATAGCAACTATCGACAGCAGGATTCTCTGGCTCTATTGTGAGCACGAGGGGGAGGCGATTGCCTCGCAGATTTTTCTCATCGAAAATGAAATGGCCCTCAACTGGCAAAATTATCTAAACAAGAAACACTCTTCGTTCAAAGCGGGGCAATATTTGACAGCGACCGCGGCAGTCATGCTCAAAAAAAGAGGGGTTACTCATCTGAACTTTGGCAGTTCCCCTTTGGCACAAAGCAATGATCTCCAGACGTATAAGAAGAAATGGGGCGGAGTCGAGAAAACGTACCCCTGTTATATCCGAAAATCCTTTCTGGGAAGATTATGGTGA
- a CDS encoding C25 family cysteine peptidase, whose product MTRKVLFYIVLMLFSVAPLKGADRASIIHDITQVKSETFGSNYTYDNYDSIVVGRGIILSGRKFVIELLEGENSRAFAYTSNETNVIQHVNIPNPLIDIPTADDSRYDDILVDEGASSDETQLGRAPVFLLGEISVEERRFLEILVLPVTISETDDINFHSSLSFSIGNREITPENIKPSTDFYNKTRILFPEQSASATTRGKLVIITHSSFTYACERMKNYKVATGYDVRIKQIEEIDSEFLGRDNAEKLREYLKDFHATEGKYVLLVGDETLIPVRYASHINRNSQPELMKLLICDLYFADLTGEWDIDNDNIWGEPHHDKPDQNPELMVGRLPFRSIEQMNQYVDKLILYQTNPGNEDRSYLGRTLFFSSDQMRDYSEGGQHARIARAFPQTVDVDTVNGIEASRGDDLTPTNAVGDELGSLFSKGYGIVNVIAHGRSDGFVVRSAGVNQWPKSFLLTRDQANANLLFDSLSPSNKPAFYYSLACDNGGFDLDAAPFTKTSPTMVEALLAQQDGAVGFVAYSRWGWVNSSHLLHKAFFDSLFAHPGEPAAHAMYRSQSAYAYYRDLVYGQNYFGDPTVRIYTEIPAKIHLTIEAEESVTRVQLVSAAGIPIEGMVYLSENGALLNSYQIDSRGIVILEYPLDPSIEYTISAVSDRATIALVRYREQIVTSVNTDDESGLPTSFALHQNYPNPFNPSTQISFDLPTSSHVRLAIYNIAGQNVAVPIDKSLGAGTYTVEWDGSDNHGLSLASGVYFYRLESESAASTKKMILMK is encoded by the coding sequence ATGACGAGGAAAGTACTTTTTTATATTGTGCTGATGTTATTTTCGGTAGCTCCCCTGAAAGGAGCGGATCGCGCCAGCATTATTCATGATATAACCCAGGTTAAGAGCGAGACCTTTGGGTCTAACTATACATATGACAATTATGATTCGATTGTAGTCGGGCGGGGCATAATCCTCTCCGGCCGGAAATTTGTTATCGAGCTTCTTGAAGGCGAAAACAGCCGGGCATTCGCATACACTTCCAATGAAACCAACGTGATACAACACGTAAATATTCCGAATCCCCTCATAGATATTCCGACCGCTGATGACTCGCGTTATGACGATATCCTGGTTGACGAAGGCGCCAGCTCCGATGAAACACAACTTGGCCGTGCACCGGTGTTTTTGCTTGGCGAGATTTCAGTTGAAGAAAGACGTTTTCTTGAAATATTGGTTCTGCCTGTCACGATTAGTGAAACAGATGATATCAACTTTCACTCTTCACTATCGTTCTCAATCGGCAATCGTGAGATCACGCCGGAAAATATTAAGCCATCCACGGATTTCTATAATAAGACACGAATTTTGTTTCCAGAGCAAAGCGCTTCGGCGACGACCCGTGGCAAACTTGTCATCATTACCCATTCGAGCTTTACCTATGCATGCGAACGAATGAAAAATTACAAAGTCGCTACCGGCTACGATGTCCGGATAAAACAGATTGAAGAGATAGACTCCGAATTTTTAGGACGCGATAACGCAGAAAAACTTCGCGAGTACCTGAAGGACTTTCATGCGACAGAAGGGAAATATGTCCTTCTCGTGGGGGATGAAACGCTGATACCGGTACGGTATGCTTCGCATATCAACCGAAACTCACAGCCTGAACTCATGAAGTTGCTGATCTGTGACCTCTATTTTGCCGATCTTACCGGTGAATGGGACATCGACAACGACAATATCTGGGGGGAGCCGCATCATGACAAGCCTGACCAGAACCCTGAGTTGATGGTAGGTCGGCTGCCTTTTCGTTCAATTGAGCAGATGAATCAGTACGTCGATAAATTGATCCTCTATCAAACTAATCCCGGCAACGAAGACAGATCATATCTTGGGCGGACACTCTTTTTTTCATCGGATCAGATGCGCGATTATTCCGAAGGCGGCCAGCATGCGCGGATTGCAAGAGCATTTCCGCAGACAGTTGATGTGGATACCGTAAACGGAATCGAGGCAAGCCGCGGAGATGACCTAACCCCAACAAATGCAGTTGGAGACGAACTCGGTTCATTATTTTCTAAAGGATATGGAATTGTAAATGTAATAGCTCATGGCCGGAGCGATGGCTTTGTTGTCCGCTCAGCCGGAGTAAACCAGTGGCCGAAATCGTTCCTGCTCACTCGCGATCAGGCAAATGCCAATCTTCTTTTTGATTCGCTCTCCCCTTCCAACAAACCGGCATTTTATTATTCATTGGCCTGCGATAATGGCGGCTTTGATTTGGACGCCGCGCCATTTACTAAGACTTCGCCCACAATGGTCGAGGCCCTTCTTGCCCAACAAGACGGGGCAGTTGGCTTTGTCGCCTACTCGCGCTGGGGCTGGGTGAATTCAAGCCATCTTCTGCACAAGGCATTTTTCGACTCGCTCTTTGCCCACCCCGGCGAGCCAGCTGCCCATGCAATGTACCGATCGCAATCTGCATATGCGTATTATCGTGACCTTGTATATGGCCAGAACTATTTCGGAGATCCGACCGTTCGAATCTACACAGAAATCCCCGCGAAAATACATTTGACCATTGAGGCAGAAGAAAGTGTCACTCGCGTCCAGCTTGTGAGTGCTGCAGGCATTCCTATTGAAGGAATGGTCTATCTTTCTGAAAACGGTGCATTGCTAAACAGTTATCAAATAGATAGCAGAGGAATTGTAATTCTTGAATATCCGCTGGACCCATCAATTGAGTATACAATCTCTGCGGTTTCAGACAGAGCGACTATTGCCCTCGTAAGATACCGCGAGCAAATAGTCACATCGGTTAACACGGATGACGAGTCTGGCCTTCCCACTAGTTTTGCACTGCACCAGAACTACCCAAATCCGTTTAATCCGTCGACTCAAATCTCATTCGATTTGCCAACTTCATCACATGTTCGGCTCGCTATTTACAATATCGCCGGACAGAATGTGGCAGTACCAATAGACAAGTCACTCGGCGCAGGAACGTACACCGTAGAATGGGACGGCAGTGATAATCACGGGCTGTCGCTTGCGAGCGGCGTCTATTTCTACCGGCTTGAATCCGAAAGCGCTGCTTCAACTAAAAAAATGATTTTGATGAAGTAA
- a CDS encoding glycosyltransferase family 2 protein, with protein sequence MSETPELSAIVISYNGMQFLPECLETLTRDLAALSHEIIVVDNGSIDRSPDFIKKRFPQIRLVKNGKNLGFAKAVNIGFVEARGKYIYLLNQDLRFRPGSTPVLLQKLKSDSHIGAIGPKFVNFEGELQWSVRAFPRHKHVFYAVTLLSTLFPRHKEFLSWKMGWFDHEHEREVDQPMGSALMMPRTIVKLIGFFDENFPIFFNDVDYCRRISDAGYKLLYFPQAVVEHYVGGSTGRRPYLNAWRSHSSMFRYLRKYSQPIEYPILLLSGLLLMLSLPAKMLQLFIQRRFTSSKSFF encoded by the coding sequence ATGAGCGAAACCCCCGAACTTTCCGCGATTGTCATTTCCTACAATGGAATGCAATTTTTACCGGAGTGTCTTGAAACATTGACGCGTGATTTGGCCGCGCTCTCGCACGAAATTATCGTAGTTGACAACGGCTCAATTGACAGATCGCCCGATTTTATAAAAAAGCGCTTTCCCCAAATTCGACTTGTTAAAAATGGTAAGAACCTTGGCTTTGCCAAGGCTGTAAACATTGGCTTTGTAGAAGCGCGTGGGAAATATATCTATCTTCTCAACCAAGACCTTCGTTTCCGTCCCGGAAGCACACCGGTGCTTCTTCAGAAATTGAAATCAGATTCTCATATCGGAGCCATCGGACCCAAATTTGTCAATTTCGAAGGGGAACTTCAATGGTCAGTTCGCGCTTTCCCGCGCCACAAACATGTTTTCTATGCCGTTACACTCCTCTCGACACTTTTCCCGCGGCATAAAGAATTTTTATCATGGAAAATGGGCTGGTTCGATCATGAACATGAGCGCGAGGTCGATCAGCCAATGGGCTCGGCTCTCATGATGCCGCGAACAATTGTCAAACTGATAGGTTTCTTTGACGAGAACTTCCCGATATTTTTTAATGATGTCGATTACTGCCGAAGAATCTCGGATGCCGGATACAAACTGCTCTATTTCCCGCAGGCCGTGGTCGAGCATTATGTCGGAGGCTCGACCGGAAGGCGGCCGTATCTGAACGCATGGCGTTCACACAGTTCCATGTTTCGATATCTCAGGAAATATTCACAGCCTATTGAATATCCGATTCTATTATTGAGTGGTTTGCTCTTGATGCTGAGTCTTCCCGCGAAGATGCTTCAACTTTTCATTCAGAGACGATTTACTTCATCAAAATCATTTTTTTAG